AATGCAAATGAGTTCACAGCCAGTAATGTGTTGTCCTTGTGCTTTTCCATATGAATATGCCCGGTTCTGGGTGCAGTCCGTATTGTCTGCCGTGAGTGCGTAGTTCTAGGTTCTACTACGTTAGACCGGTGATGGAGGCCATGTTAGCTAACTACGTTAGCAACATttcatagctagctaacgttacctagctaatTGTTTAATCAATGAATGTCCTGTTCAGTATTTTATTTCGCAAGTCTAGTCCTTGGTACTGTAAAAGCAATTGTACAACCATTTGTATAATAGACAGTGCATTTTTGATTGAGAAGTCATGCATTCTATGTTGAATGAAACCACCGTGGCCTTGTTAACGTTACTTTGTTGTTGTACATATCCGCCATGAAACTAGCCAGAGTGTTATTTGAAACATGGCTAACTAGCTTAACTTATAGTTAGTGAGCCGTTGTTTTCGAGAAGTAGGCCATTGGAAGCATTACATGCGTTGATTCAACAATGCAGGGTTAGTTATAAACAAATAACTTGTGCATAGTTTCGATGCAAtgcagctaacgttagttagctagctgtaaGTCAGTGTTGGGGAAAGGAGGCACAGAGTGCAGTGTGCGGACTCCCACATTCAAACCACGCGGCCCTCGCTGTAGCCAGCAGGAAGAACCGCCGTTTACAAGCTGCTCTGAAATCGCTAGTtgcagaggtgttgctaacactttcagtcatttacatttaagtcatttagcagacgctcttatccagatcgacttacaaattggaatacAGTCAGTCATGCATGGCAAAAGCAATTTGTTGATTAAGATGGATGTTTTCGCCCATTTTGCACccctttattcagactacaaATCGTTACCGGCTCACTCCTGCAACGCTTTTCCATCCATGGACCTGAGTGAAGCTTGGGAGTTCAGGGTCAATTTCAAAACAAGAACATTAGCTCGTAACTTTCTTTGTTGGATATAGCTACATCTTTGACTATTGGCAGGTAAATGTGCAGGAACTTGGTAGTTACTATTTAATGTTGATGTATATCACCAATGCACTGCACCGAGAGTCACTACAATATTTTCTGACATTATTGCATTTCTCATTACAGAAAAAGAGCAACAGGAAGCTATTGAACACATTGATGAAGTTCAAAATGAAATTGACAGGTAAGCCACTCAAGTTAGTGCATATGTATCAGTATTAAACACATTTGTGTTTAAAGGTGTAACAATGTGATATATAAACGGTTGACCTTTTTCAACgcagataccgattattggaggaccaaaaaaatgaTGATACCAATTTAATCGCCTGAATTGTATATATttgtaatgacaattacaacaatactgaatgaacaatgaacacttattttaacttaatataatacataaataaaatatatttagtctCAATAAATAAtgcaacatgttcaatttggtttaaataaggCAAAaactgttggagaagaaagtaataGTGCAATATATGCCGTGTAAAAAAGCtagcgtttaagttccttgctcagataaatgagaacatatgaaagctggtggttcaatattcccaattaagacgttttaggttgtagttataggaAATATGACGTGTGGACTgtttctctctaccatttgtatttcatatacctttgtctattggatgttcttataggcactttagtattgccagcctaatctcaggagttgatagacttgaagtcataaacaacgctgtgcttcaagcattgctaagagctgctggcaaacgcagtaaagtgctgtttgaatgaatgcttacgagcttgCTGCTGCCATACACCGCCCAGTCGgcctgctctatcaaatcagacttaattatagtataataaacacagaaatacaagctgtaggtcattaatatgctcaaatccggaaactatcatttagaaaatAAACCTTTTTATTATTTccgtgaaatatggaaccgtttcgtattttatcgaacgggtggcaagcctaagtctaaatattgcttttGCATTGTAGAactttcaatgttatgtcataattctgGAAAATTAATTACTTTCTTTTTTATGAGAAAATTTTCACTTATACCCTGCCTGCTTGCGCTGAAAGCAAGAgcagtgacacaatttccctagttaatattgcctgctaacatgaatttcttaactTAATATGcaggttttttttttaaatatactactgtattgattttaagaaaggcattgatgtttatggttaggtacatttgtgcaaagaTTTTGCATTTTTTGGTagtgtgcttttgttaaatcatcacctgtttggcgaagttgaagtaggctgtgattcgatgatacaggcaccacattgattatatgcaacgcaggacaagctagttaacctagtaatatcatcaaccatgtgtagttaactagtgattatgtgaagaatgattgttttttttaatatgatatatttgatgctagctagcaacttaccgtggctccttgcagccacaaggtccttttgacgctgcactcgcgtaacaggtggtcagcctgccacagtctccttgtggattgcaatgtaatcggccatgatcagCGTCCAAAAACCTCCTCATTAATCAGCCTTGCCGATTTTAAATAAACTCTTTCGGTGTAAACTTAAATGACTGAAACCaaatataaagtatgtagaaaagagaAAGGACCTATAATTCATTTAACAGTATTGATTTTGTTACGTTTGAGCAAAAACATTggccatggcaaaatgcatagaattgcaggaaattatctTTTAAAATTACTTCGCTCAGCTACATGGCAGAACATGTACAATTCCGTTTACATTAGCTTTAAAACTACACAATTTTCTCTTAGCTCCATGGCACGGTGTTtagaatttcaggaaattcgCGTTAAAACGGCAAACATTTCTCGTCTCCATAGAGTAATTTTGTTAATTTCAGGAAATTCGCGTAAAACGCAAAAAAATAAATCTATATACACAACTTTCGGGAAGAGAAACACCACCTAAGCCCTTTTTGATCCAGGAAAAACGCTGATATGCAATCTTTTCTCCACAGACTGAATGAGCAGGCGAGTGAGGAGATATTGAAGGTAGAACAGAAATACAACAAACTCCGTCAGCCATTCTTTCAGAAGAGGTCAGAACTGATCGCCAAAATCCCCAACTTCTGGGTCACAACGTTCGTCAACCATCCGCAAGGTGAGTTTCTTTAGTAGGCTCTCACAGGATTTTACCACTGGAACCTAGAATGCTCAGACGTTCTGACTGTTTTAATTCTTCCCCCTACAGTTTCTGCCCTTCTTggtgaggaagatgaggaggcaCTTCACTATCTGACTAGGGTGGAGGTTACAGAGTTTGAAGATATCAAGTCGGGCTACAGAATAGATTTTGTACGTGAAGGTTACCATCATATTGCATTCATAGGATATTGCATTAATGGCAGCAATATGTCATTTATTGGCTTAATTAAATTGATTTATTTTGTCTTCTAGTATTTTGATGAAAACCCATACTTTGAAAACAAAGTCCTTTCCAAAGAGTTCCACCTGAATGAGAGTGGAGACCCATCATCAAAGTCAACAGAAATCAAATGGAAATCAGGAAAGGTATTTCACATCGGCTCTTTTCACGTGCATGGACATATTGGAGATTCTCTGaatgtgcaatatgcagaaatcgctctgctatttcctggttgctaaataATTTTAGTTTGACAAAACAAGTAatgtgtagagaatcattatacAATCTAAAATGATGTGAAATATATATTCAATAACCCaacattgtattttcagctggtgtaAAAAAAACAACTACAATGTAAGACGTGAAAACTAAACTTACGAATGGGTAGCATAGAAATGGCTCAAATAGAACATATCTACGGCTTTTTAGACTAGCTTTCAATGAGAATAACAGAtcaataactcacatttctatgtgaatttggtctggttgcacaaaaagttacatattgctgcTTTAAAAGCACAGCATTTGGCAGAAACGAGTAGGGCACTTAAACCAGTATGTTGATGAGACTTTTTTAACACTACGTACCTGAATATGGGGGGGAAATATCTCTGCAGTTGCATTTATCATATAGCTAGCTTGCtctccatctttttaaatagtgaacCAACATGTTTTTGTCACTTATTaccctgactgatcaaaactcactTTCTCATTCGTGCTCCCTCTTTAGTGAGCAATATGCTTGGAACATTAAATCGCAATAATATTGCAGTATTTATTCGCAATAAATTTAGTTTAAaatacatatcgtatcatgaAGTCTCTGGAAATTCCCAGCCCTAACCTGAATGTTGTACTTCAGTGTATATAGATCATTTTGGTTTTCATGGctggttgttgttgttattgcgagtgtagtgaaatgcttgtgcttctagttccatcaatgcagcaatatctaacaagtaatatctaacagtttcacaacaaatacctaagtTGGTTTGTTATCCCTGTGACGTCTCTGAAGGACCTGACAAAGCGCTCCAGCCAGACGCAGAATAAAGCCGGCAAGAAAAGGCAGCATGAAGAGCCAGAGAGCTTTTTCACCTGGTTCACTGATCATTCAGATGCTGGGGCAGATGAGCTGGGAGAGGTCATCAAGGATGACATCTGGCCAAACCCCTTGCAGTACTACCTGGTAAGTTTCcaacagtggtgtaaaaatactttaaagtactacttatgtcgttttttgttgttgtggtatCTGTACAttcctttactatttatatttttgataacttttacttcactacattcttaaagaaaattatgtactttttattccatacattttccctgacacccaatgcttattagcaggacagaaaaatggtccaatttacacacttatcaagaaaacatgcctggtcatccctactgcctctgatctggcggactcactaaacacatgcttagtttgtaaattatgtgtgaGGGTTggactgtgcccctggctatctgtacattttaaaaacaacaaTCGTGCTGTCTGGTTTGTTTTAATATATCGATTTTGAAAAGattcatacttaagtatattttagcaattacatttacttttgatacttaggtagatttaaaaccaaatacttttaggcttttactcaagtagtattttactgggtgacttgagTCATTTCTTATgaagatatctttacttttactcaagtatgacaattgggtactttttccaacactggTCTCCAAGGCCTAGCACACCCTGTTATCGATGTTCTCTTGACTTTGGATAGGACTTGTTACCAGCTCTTTGACTTCTATGTCCATTGTGCAACTTTATTATTCCTTCTCTGGGTGTCACCCAGGAGATTAAGTCTCCTGTGTAGATGAAGAATTTATAGTTAAAATGTTGGCTAATTTGATTGGCAGGTTCCTGACATGGATGATGAGGAGGCAGAAGGTGAAGATGATGATGACGAGGAAGGTCTTGAGGACATTGATGAGGAAGGTGATGAAGATGATGGAGAAGAAGATGAGGATGACGGAGACGATGGGGAGGTATACCCTAGATAATTGCTTAATTTCCTCTTAATTGGGTATATTGAATAGTCAGATTTGTTTTTATGGTGTTGATGATTTTTCCTTTATTTTATTTAGGACGAAGAAGGAGAAGATGACTAAACCGAAAAATGACATCTACCAATACCCTTTCCTATTTTCACCCAATTTGGTTATCCACCCATATTTGGGAGcaacattttgtatttttattttgtgCTTCGCTGTCTCATTCTGAAGCCTCACTCCTGTCTGTGCCATGTTAAGTTTCTTTGTCTCATCTAAAAACCAATGGCAAATTCCTGCCTTGAATTGTATGTACCACCCCAATTCCCAAATTCATCTGAAGAAAAATAAAAACTTACAAAAAAATAGATTCAGCATGCCATCTTGAGTAGAATTAAATAGCaatttatatatataattttCTTGCTGTTGAAAAGGTTGTGATAAATGAACAAAAGCCATGGTGCAGTGACCTAGCGCTAGCAGACCCCTCTATAGTTTTTATAATTTTGTTAAGTTGGCGAGTAGATCCCTGCAAATAATGTCCCCCCCCCTATGTGGTTAAAAGTTAACAGAAAATACCAGCTTATTCCCATCACCTGTAATGTTTGGGGTCAATGCTGGGGTAGGGTAAAGGGTTATCTTGGGGTGCTGGGGAGGGTgggcattttgacaccattactatcttttttttttatattgtttTACAGACATCCAT
This window of the Salvelinus fontinalis isolate EN_2023a chromosome 28, ASM2944872v1, whole genome shotgun sequence genome carries:
- the seta gene encoding SET nuclear proto-oncogene a produces the protein MSASAAKVSKKELNSNYDGADETSEKEQQEAIEHIDEVQNEIDRLNEQASEEILKVEQKYNKLRQPFFQKRSELIAKIPNFWVTTFVNHPQVSALLGEEDEEALHYLTRVEVTEFEDIKSGYRIDFYFDENPYFENKVLSKEFHLNESGDPSSKSTEIKWKSGKDLTKRSSQTQNKAGKKRQHEEPESFFTWFTDHSDAGADELGEVIKDDIWPNPLQYYLVPDMDDEEAEGEDDDDEEGLEDIDEEGDEDDGEEDEDDGDDGEDEEGEDD